The proteins below are encoded in one region of Sphingobium sp. CR2-8:
- a CDS encoding TonB-dependent receptor — translation MSRTSRLFCAPLPLAIFAMAQPVFAQSQLPADEQASDAIVVTGTYARSLAAATETKRKAAYGVDSINSTDIGKFPTQNVAEALQLVTGVAITRPRGEGLYVSVRGLGPQFQSTLVNGRTVAINDLIENGGAAGRQFRFEMLPAEFVSQIDVIKTPTADMTEGALGGNIDVKTFHPLDVGNKTTLNLRGTYTTMTEKVKPNATVLSSFKTQDDQFGFLIGAQYWGKSVRNDRFYNTGWNLIPRFASTVGGRFYTPTRTRPTVETEDRKRLSGILSAQWRPSPELETTLDVSLTRLDVEYDEFGLDIYPDDPGTSIVPGSFTVVGDTVTRATINNVRFMASREYSLNRHDLINVGLKQVWNPDDWHVSANVNWSYAHSFHPSYAQGTVRSRMQIIAPLTYDASGGYKVAPTITTPADVTNPANYIFYPFNIAPKNSKDWDTYARLDVGRDLDGIITKVQAGGEYHWRKRDYRRRDFNVNVAGNPPISQVVPGGYEALPFDDFLSGVSGNIPRNWAVPITSAFYDRLFTDAIANAPLSAGDLRASYIVTEKIFGGYVRADYAFPIGGIDISGNFGVRYVHTDQVASGTLTLGTTPTPASFPQKFNNWLPSFNLRAELTPTLIGRLAASRVLTRPNMTQTAPQISVSTDAPTASGGNPDLKPFLATQFDGSLEWYFRPSASLTGAVFYKKMDDYITAQNVNIDIPGRGTVLLSTQVNGGDAKVYGIEAAYHQVFDFLPEPFDGLGFQASYTHTSVRSNYTAGARPIVNQLIGLSKNSYNLVGFYDKGPVSARLSYVWRGRYLSSNGSTTQTEAYVAPFGSLDGNLSFRILPRTLLSLEGINLAGAKAYSYNGIKARYNEIQYYGRTILFGVRTEF, via the coding sequence ATGTCACGCACTTCGCGCCTGTTTTGCGCACCGCTTCCGCTCGCCATTTTTGCAATGGCGCAGCCCGTTTTCGCGCAATCCCAGCTGCCTGCCGACGAACAGGCGTCCGACGCGATCGTCGTGACCGGCACCTATGCCCGCAGCCTGGCCGCAGCGACGGAAACCAAGCGCAAGGCGGCCTATGGCGTGGACTCGATCAATTCCACCGACATCGGCAAATTCCCGACCCAGAATGTCGCCGAAGCTTTGCAGCTGGTCACGGGCGTCGCCATTACCCGCCCCCGGGGCGAGGGGCTGTATGTCAGCGTTAGGGGCCTTGGCCCGCAATTTCAGAGCACGCTCGTCAACGGCCGCACGGTGGCGATCAACGACCTGATCGAAAATGGTGGGGCAGCAGGGCGTCAGTTCCGTTTCGAAATGCTGCCCGCCGAATTCGTCTCGCAGATCGACGTCATCAAGACGCCGACCGCCGACATGACGGAAGGCGCCCTGGGCGGCAATATCGACGTCAAGACCTTCCACCCGCTCGACGTCGGCAACAAGACCACGCTCAACCTGCGCGGCACCTACACGACGATGACCGAGAAGGTGAAGCCCAACGCCACGGTTCTGAGCAGCTTCAAGACGCAGGACGACCAGTTCGGCTTCCTCATCGGCGCACAATATTGGGGCAAGTCGGTACGCAACGATCGCTTCTACAATACCGGTTGGAACCTCATCCCCCGCTTCGCCAGCACCGTGGGCGGCCGCTTCTACACGCCGACGCGGACCCGTCCCACCGTGGAAACCGAAGATCGCAAGCGCCTGTCGGGCATCCTGTCGGCGCAGTGGCGTCCGTCGCCCGAACTGGAAACGACGCTCGACGTGTCGCTGACGCGCCTCGACGTCGAATATGATGAATTCGGCCTCGACATCTATCCCGACGATCCGGGCACCAGCATCGTTCCGGGATCGTTCACCGTCGTCGGCGACACCGTCACCCGCGCGACCATCAACAATGTCCGCTTCATGGCGTCGCGGGAATATAGCCTCAACCGCCACGACCTGATCAATGTCGGCCTCAAGCAAGTGTGGAACCCGGACGACTGGCATGTGTCGGCCAATGTGAACTGGTCCTACGCCCACAGCTTCCATCCCAGCTATGCGCAAGGAACGGTGCGCAGCCGCATGCAGATTATCGCGCCGCTCACCTATGATGCGTCGGGCGGATACAAGGTCGCGCCGACCATCACCACGCCTGCGGATGTGACCAACCCTGCCAACTATATCTTTTATCCGTTCAACATCGCGCCCAAGAACAGCAAGGACTGGGACACTTACGCCCGACTGGACGTGGGTCGCGATCTGGACGGCATCATCACCAAAGTCCAGGCGGGTGGCGAATATCACTGGCGCAAGCGCGACTATCGCCGTCGCGACTTCAACGTGAACGTCGCCGGCAATCCGCCCATATCGCAGGTCGTGCCGGGCGGTTATGAAGCGCTGCCCTTCGACGATTTCCTCTCTGGCGTGTCCGGCAACATCCCCCGCAACTGGGCGGTGCCCATCACCAGCGCCTTCTACGACCGACTGTTCACCGACGCGATCGCCAATGCGCCGCTCAGCGCCGGCGACCTGCGTGCATCCTATATCGTCACGGAAAAGATATTCGGTGGCTATGTGCGCGCCGACTATGCCTTCCCGATCGGCGGGATCGACATCAGCGGCAATTTCGGGGTGCGCTACGTGCACACCGATCAGGTGGCGAGCGGAACGCTCACTTTGGGCACGACGCCGACGCCAGCCAGCTTCCCGCAGAAGTTCAACAATTGGCTGCCAAGCTTCAACCTGCGCGCGGAACTGACGCCGACCCTCATCGGCCGTCTGGCCGCCAGCCGCGTGCTGACCCGCCCGAACATGACGCAGACCGCGCCGCAGATCAGCGTATCCACCGACGCGCCGACCGCCAGCGGCGGCAACCCCGACTTGAAGCCGTTCCTCGCGACCCAGTTCGACGGCTCGCTCGAATGGTATTTCCGTCCGTCCGCTTCGTTGACGGGCGCGGTCTTCTACAAGAAGATGGACGACTATATCACCGCCCAGAACGTCAATATCGACATTCCGGGGCGCGGCACCGTGTTGCTGAGCACCCAGGTCAACGGCGGCGATGCCAAGGTCTATGGTATCGAGGCCGCCTATCATCAGGTGTTCGACTTCCTGCCCGAACCCTTCGACGGTCTGGGCTTCCAGGCGTCCTACACGCACACATCGGTCCGCTCCAACTATACGGCGGGCGCGCGCCCGATCGTCAACCAGCTGATCGGCCTGTCGAAAAACAGCTACAATCTGGTCGGCTTCTACGACAAGGGGCCTGTTTCAGCGCGACTGTCCTATGTCTGGCGTGGCCGCTATCTGTCGAGCAACGGCAGCACCACCCAGACGGAGGCCTATGTCGCGCCGTTCGGCTCGCTGGATGGCAATCTGTCCTTCCGCATCCTGCCCAGGACGTTGCTAAGCCTCGAAGGGATCAACCTCGCAGGCGCGAAGGCCTATTCCTATAACGGGATCAAGGCGCGCTATAACGAGATACAATATTATGGCCGTACCATCCTGTTCGGCGTCCGGACCGAATTCTGA